The Kordia sp. SMS9 genome window below encodes:
- the lpxK gene encoding tetraacyldisaccharide 4'-kinase produces MRRLRLLLFPFSVLYGAIVFVRNWLFDKGYLKSTSYSFPVICVGNLSVGGTGKSPMIEYLIRLLKDEYKVATLSRGYKRKTTGFLLADEHTTASDIGDEPLQFYHKFKNDIQVAVEAKRTVGIETLRNLSISLEVILLDDAFQHRKVNAGFNILLTPFYDLYANDFMLPAGNLREPISGAKRADVIIVTKCPTEVSAAERTRIVKKLRPKAQQKVFFTTIAYSESIYSESEELLLSSLKASEFVLITGIANPKPLLQHLNDQQLQYTHLEYADHYHFSESDIQTIKQKVGDKRMLTTEKDFMRLKGRLDKLYYLPIEVAFLAGEAEFQGKVKLFLES; encoded by the coding sequence ATGCGACGACTTCGACTGCTTTTATTCCCTTTTTCTGTGCTGTATGGCGCCATTGTATTTGTGCGCAATTGGCTGTTTGATAAAGGCTATTTGAAATCGACTTCATATAGTTTTCCTGTAATTTGTGTTGGAAACCTTAGTGTTGGCGGCACGGGAAAATCTCCCATGATTGAATATTTGATTCGTTTGCTGAAAGATGAATATAAAGTTGCGACACTAAGCAGAGGTTACAAACGAAAAACAACGGGTTTTTTGTTGGCGGATGAACACACTACAGCGTCTGATATTGGTGATGAACCGTTGCAGTTTTACCATAAATTTAAAAATGACATTCAGGTTGCGGTAGAAGCAAAGCGCACTGTCGGAATTGAAACCTTACGGAACCTGTCAATTTCACTAGAAGTAATTTTGTTGGATGATGCGTTTCAACATCGAAAAGTCAATGCGGGATTCAATATTTTACTCACGCCTTTTTACGATTTGTATGCGAATGATTTTATGTTGCCCGCAGGAAATTTACGCGAACCCATTTCCGGAGCCAAACGCGCCGATGTGATTATTGTGACGAAATGTCCAACCGAAGTTTCTGCAGCAGAACGCACGCGAATTGTAAAGAAATTACGCCCAAAAGCACAGCAAAAAGTGTTTTTTACGACGATTGCCTATTCTGAAAGCATTTACAGCGAAAGCGAAGAACTATTATTGTCTTCTTTGAAAGCTTCCGAATTTGTACTCATCACAGGAATTGCGAATCCGAAACCGTTGCTGCAACACTTAAACGATCAACAATTGCAGTATACGCACCTTGAATATGCTGATCATTATCATTTCAGCGAAAGCGATATTCAAACGATTAAACAGAAAGTAGGAGACAAACGCATGTTAACCACCGAAAAGGATTTTATGCGTTTGAAAGGTCGTTTGGACAAGTTGTATTATTTGCCAATTGAAGTTGCGTTTTTGGCAGGCGAAGCGGAGTTTCAAGGGAAAGTTAAGCTGTTTTTGGAATCGTAA